Proteins encoded within one genomic window of Paramisgurnus dabryanus chromosome 11, PD_genome_1.1, whole genome shotgun sequence:
- the adra2b gene encoding alpha-2B adrenergic receptor, whose translation MESACSVDAGLHGHNTSSSVGTSSPTCNQSLLKLSPYTPEATAAFATAITLMIIFTIVGNILVIIAVLTSRSLRGPQNLFLVSLAAADILVATLIIPFSLANELMGYWYFRSVWCEIYLALDVLFCTSSIVHLCAISLDRYMSISHAVTYGAQRTHKRIKGAILVVWLISAVISFPPLLSMNKNQGGVDSDPQCQLNDERWYILYSTIGSFFAPCLIMILVYIRIYQIAKQRTRCPPGEPRKEVPANAAKGQQNGTGDETTATTHQASTMVRPPTLAVSKVETGQLCETKPVVSNNLLQPPTSAQTPTPQCPSPTPSNSSDIAPSKPKSKRKEKKTNKVPDNNNGESMSSDSDTEQGGRGAEVPCTPIVTPTGIHSPATIQKYRDMIATAKGAKLVARRTRQEGTANSARRKAMVNREKRFTFVLAVVIGVFVICWFPFFFSYSLQAVCPETCTLPEPIFKFFFWIGYCNSCLNPVIYTIFNKDFRRAFKKILCKNTKGTFF comes from the coding sequence ATGGAAAGCGCGTGCTCTGTCGACGCGGGTCTGCATGGCCATAACACAAGCAGCTCTGTTGGCACATCTTCACCAACATGTAACCAGAGCTTGCTAAAACTCTCTCCATACACCCCAGAAGCCACAGCAGCGTTTGCGACGGCCATTACGCTCATGATTATTTTCACAATTGTGGGCAATATTCTGGTCATCATAGCTGTGTTAACTAGCCGCTCACTCAGAGGACCCCAGAATCTGTTTTTGGTCTCTCTTGCTGCCGCGGACATCTTGGTGGCCACGCTGATCATACCATTTTCCCTGGCCAACGAGTTGATGGGCTACTGGTATTTCCGTTCTGTGTGGTGTGAGATATACCTGGCATTGGATGTGTTGTTCTGCACTTCCTCTATAGTACACCTGTGTGCCATTAGTCTAGACCGCTACATGTCCATCTCACATGCTGTTACGTACGGTGCACAGCGGACGCACAAGCGCATCAAAGGTGCCATTCTGGTGGTGTGGCTGATCTCGGCAGTAATCTCCTTTCCGCCCCTCCTCTCTATGAACAAGAATCAAGGTGGGGTGGATTCAGATCCCCAGTGTCAGCTCAACGATGAGCGCTGGTACATCCTGTACTCTACAATTGGTTCTTTCTTTGCACCCTGTCTGATAATGATATTAGTCTACATTCGAATCTACCAGATCGCCAAACAGCGCACACGTTGCCCACCTGGAGAGCCCCGGAAAGAGGTCCCAGCCAACGCCGCAAAGGGTCAGCAAAACGGGACAGGAGATGAAACAACCGCTACCACACATCAAGCCTCCACAATGGTCAGACCTCCCACTCTAGCTGTGTCCAAAGTGGAGACCGGTCAGCTGTGTGAAACAAAGCCTGTTGTCTCCAACAACCTCCTGCAGCCTCCTACATCAGCTCAGACACCGACCCCTCAGTGCCCATCCCCCACCCCATCCAATTCATCCGATATCGCTCCCAGTAAACCCAAAAGCAAGCGAAAGGAGAAAAAGACCAATAAAGTACCCGACAATAATAACGGGGAAAGCATGAGCTCTGACTCGGACACAGAGCAAGGCGGGCGGGGGGCAGAGGTGCCTTGCACTCCTATCGTGACACCCACCGGCATCCATTCACCTGCAACAATACAGAAATACAGAGACATGATAGCCACAGCGAAAGGCGCGAAGCTGGTCGCACGAAGAACGAGGCAGGAAGGAACGGCCAACTCGGCACGCCGCAAAGCCATGGTGAACCGCGAGAAACGCTTCACATTTGTATTAGCGGTCGTGATTGGCGTCTTCGTCATCTGCTGGTTTCCCTTCTTCTTCTCCTACAGCCTACAGGCTGTGTGCCCAGAAACCTGCACCCTCCCAGAGCCCATCTTTAAGTTCTTCTTCTGGATCGGCTACTGCAACAGCTGCCTCAACCCAGTCATCTACACCATCTTCAACAAAGACTTTCGCAGAGCCTTCAAAAAGATCCTCTGCAAGAACACCAAAGGCACATTTTTCTAA